A single window of Plasmodium reichenowi strain SY57 chromosome 14, whole genome shotgun sequence DNA harbors:
- a CDS encoding hypothetical protein (conserved Plasmodium protein, unknown function), which translates to MNYIERNKIETIYTDDYTDFTRLSDFEIFTKDILVSLKKLNILETKRKYEEKYAFINNEKREKPLAPLSLIITVDDTCNFLKKSIKKEYGVKLNYVYYPYNKCQKIIPFDNNNNNNNNNNNNNNNNNNSNNSNNSNNINNSNNSNNNNDASTSFYNKNVSIVNSFYCLHGNLNCSEITLFPARTFPIQRFFFVNEYVELEITDKSSGEEEQCINIDQFSISNLILNSLKLALSELDISLPTFVIIDKNAHVYQGHFYTSDYTYYKCINPFKPNHKYSIMSDDYKEVNRSLHNFTYNSNYEKENNYISIYKGVGFEVNYHSFKYYNYFKSFTFDHLVALFCLFLHLSNIKGRNIYNINVHLKNIYLIDKPHVCYNNWKGFNIKNKNYYILKNKVRGKEKNNCNHHKNNNHKMKKKTNIFKKYYLFHNKKNNQEASIYFLNHIYNFIKKNKYYGNKVYLCYYTNSVKDNYDIMINSIEKKEYNDFEQKKRIDEDREKQNNDTKNKKEIHNEKEIIREEIGTVTHYLYNIKNNLCKPTYDKNERRKIILTNILSDDEEDNMSDNIFYYSSPYNNYPLSNNEHIKMKKKRTTYEDINRLYNNLRSHKNIPKNESNLFLSIYVLNFISNMQHKILDTNESEKKNIMNTWKIRFINNDKYKGRNSYLLKNILKLYHNELVDLKKKIHDKYSNGYNSDQHNEQNNDHSNEQNNEQNNEKNNERNNEKNNEQNNEQNNEQNNEHNNEKCSEKYNEQNNNNNNNGDNNYDNIYDNDMSFQNYLVQNICMKNSEWLRDSSISSFSCFNVEDDSTRYYIDKILNNMFSNNKKNIYEWNDNNNNNHFHNNNNNNKPWKNSKWSKGKFIYDHELNNIMNNSYLKKNNYHESFYTHEILAHNNIGINDVSNVHKNIFDASHKYDNVYSLSQNNHGYNNGYNNVYKNSGCSTVITNNNNNNNNNNNNNNNNIYNNNINNVNNNIYNNSNIYNNSNIYNNSNIYNSSNIYNNNIYNNNIYNNNLYNNNLYNNNLYNSNNNSSVYNNTHNNDIYSMYDGFYFFLSNNKSPHFLRKNLLYRKPRNKKEYLDFKKKYWKKKKAEEKLQQIIKDFLMIKEKYFLCHKEEKIVILFFYLISHSSNIKTVYYIWNQFFDNLRMKYENGEYIFNDYLYLSYGPLNIYSYSCSLLSQYIKALNISTQQFKINEMKNQLKNKNSLSCSYLESDDNSSLINEYSNMDSYSNINDNETNTSISHNNNINNNNNSNNSNNSINNNSINNNSNNNNNSNNNNNSSNNNNHYSNNNIISKSCSSSTIARKNISDENIFYSCELNDAAWKKNINKNDSSSNHEMEYMRGSTDSLVKNQVYVNVDHDNESNHNSSCNNNNIANNNNIANNNNIANNNNIANNNNIDNNNNIDNNNNNSNSMCGAVYNDSSHNINTMNHIKNCKDNNNVSSNTPLTIRNLKKRKLLISNFFPYPLNNMELFISKNNVGTRNVNDQDDMITLIYEILQIKNKDTYHFNDFLKWYKINIGKLYTSEQVLKYCYNCIKYSHFINIDIYYIKEKYKEIKRKYYSYDDFLKNMFNYVKDNFDQIKKRKCPFNTFFVGELNLDNLLNMSILDILENSFKVFFISYIDSIVNSKLIYVRKIQEVLSKMFHIIKKFHRKKKKKDNKFLKSLMAANNKCTNSPLGNSTMNNNDINNDVYINFREGNNTIYICPMKDYFKNKYKSNDDSNNNENSNNNDDSNNNENSNNEDSTNNDSNNNNNNNNNNIIYNITEERHSFNKVEPICPEHKSTSELNKKEYFHSWKKSIHTLKNNSDKNSSDDNNIDINSNERPSKYSHSFNINKEENYFKKFCVNPERKQKKIPYTDMNFSTAIKKIYKRRYQMIFNKKLFYLFQKCEELFNKGIWLFKIFNNTLNEKKIFKIINMILESEEKEILIKPKYEKYFYNFIKNVSLNDNKNMYDKKLNNASKFQRLNKTISARNFHRTIKSKHNKNIINNAYHPNFGTSLKSKKNETMLLSSQSNQENNMLNKDKLSLLLHSNNKKQTIQECIIDYVDYNFHSQMYNSPTRMYCSVNQMDTTVSFIKTPSFL; encoded by the exons ATGAATTATATTGAAAGGAATAAAATAGAAACTATTTATACGGATGATTATACAGATTTTACACGACTTAGTGattttgaaatatttacTAAAGACATTTTAGTAAGtttaaagaaattaaatatattagaaacgaaaagaaaatatgaagaaaaatatgcttttataaataatgagaAAAGGGAAAAACCGTTAGCTCCTTTATCATTAATAATAACGGTAGATGACACCTGtaactttttaaaaaaaagtattaaGAAAGAATATGGtgtaaaattaaattatgtatattacccatataataaatgtcaaaaaattataccctttgataacaataataataataataataataataataataacaataataataataataatagtaacaATAGTAACAATAGtaacaatattaataatagtaataatagtaataataataatgatgcAAGTACTTCAttttataacaaaaatgtTAGTATTGttaattcattttattgTTTACATGGGAACCTGAACTGTTCAGAAATAACTTTGTTCCCAGCTCGTACCTTTCCCATACAGcgatttttttttg TTAATGAATATGTAGAACTCGAAATTACAGATAAAAGTAGTGGAGAAGAAGAGCAGTGCATTAATATTGATCAGTTTTCAATCAGcaatttaattttaaatagTTTAAAATTAGCTTTAAGTGAGTTAGATATTTCTTTACCCACGTTTGTTATAATTGATAAGAATGCACATGTATATCAAGGTCATTTTTATACGAGTgattatacatattataaatgtataaatcCTTTTAAACCTAATCATAAATATAGTATAATGAGTGATGATTATAAAGAAGTTAATAGAAGTCTTCATAATTTTACTTACAATAGtaattatgaaaaagaaaataattatatatctatttatAAAGGTGTTGGTTTTGAAGTAAATTATcattcttttaaatattataattattttaaatcaTTTACCTTTGATCATTTAGTAgcattattttgtttatttttacatttatcGAATATAAAAGGtagaaatatttataatattaatgtacatttaaagaatatttatttaattgaTAAACCTCATGtttgttataataattgGAAAGGctttaatataaaaaataagaattattatatattaaagaataaagtaagaggaaaagaaaaaaataattgtaatcatcataaaaataataatcataaaatgaaaaagaaaacaaatatttttaaaaaatattatttgtttcataataaaaagaataacCAAGAAGCTTcgatttattttttaaatcatatatataattttattaaaaaaaataaatattatggGAACAAGGTATATCTGTGTTATTATACTAATAGTGTGAAagataattatgatattatgataaattcgatagagaaaaaagaatataatgattttgaacagaaaaaaagaatagATGAAGATAgagaaaaacaaaataacgatactaaaaataaaaaagaaatacaTAACGAAAAGGAAATAATTAGGGAAGAAATAGGTACTGTTActcattatttatataatataaaaaataatttgtGCAAACCGacatatgataaaaatgaacgtagaaaaattatattaacaaatattttatcagatgatgaagaagataatatgtctgataatattttttattattcatcaccatataataattatcctttatcaaataatgaacatataaaaatgaaaaagaaaagaacgacatatgaagatattaacagattatataataatttaagaagtcataaaaatataccaAAAAACGAAagtaatttatttttatccatttatgtattaaattttattagTAATATGCAACACAAAATTTTAGATACAAATGAAAgcgaaaaaaaaaatataatgaatacCTGGAAAATAagatttataaataatgataaatataaaggaAGAAATAGTTAtttgttaaaaaatatcttAAAATTGTATCATAACGAATTAGttgatttaaaaaaaaaaattcatgACAAATATAGTAACGGTTATAATAGTGACCAACataatgaacaaaataatgatCACAGCAATGAACAGAACAATGAGCAAAATaatgagaaaaataatGAGCGAAATaatgagaaaaataatGAGCAAAATAATGAGCAAAATAATGAGCAAAATAATgaacataataatgaaaaatgtagtgaaaaatataacgaacaaaataacaataataataataacgGTGATAATAACTATGATAACAtttatgataatgatatgTCTTTTCAGAATTATTTAgttcaaaatatatgtatgaaaAATTCCGAATGGTTAAGGGATAGTAGTATATCATCTTTTAGTTGTTTCAATGTAGAAGACGATTCAACaagatattatattgataaaattttgaataatatgtttagtaataataaaaaaaatatatatgaatggaatgataataacaataataatcattttcataataataataataataataaaccATGGAAAAATAGTAAGTGGAGTAAGGgtaaatttatttatgaccatgaattaaataatataatgaataattcctatttaaaaaaaaataattatcatgAATCTTTTTATACTCATGAAATTTTAgcacataataatataggAATTAATGATGTTAGTAAtgtacataaaaatatatttgatgcatcacataaatatgataatgtATATTCTTTATCACAGAATAATCATGGATATAATAAtggatataataatgtttaCAAAAATAGTGGATGTTCTACTGTCATcacaaataataataataataataataataataataataataataataataatatatataataataatataaataatgttaataataatatttataataatagtaatatttataataatagtaatatttataataatagtaatatttataatagtagtaatatttataataacaatatttataataacaatatttataataacaatctttataataacaatctttataataacaatctttataatagtaataataatagtagtGTTTATAACAATACTCATAACAACGATATATATAGTATGTATGATggtttttattttttcttaagtaataataaaagcccccattttttaagaaaaaatttattatacaGGAAACCAAGGAACAAGAAAGAATATTTagattttaaaaaaaaatattggaaaaaaaaaaaagcagaagaaaaattgcaacaaattataaaagATTTTCTAATgattaaagaaaaatattttttatgtcataaggaagaaaaaattgttatattatttttttatttaataagtCATTCaagtaatataaaaacagtatattatatatggaatcaattttttgataatttaagaatgaaatatgaaaatggagaatatatatttaatgattatttatatttatcatatggtcctcttaatatatattcctaTTCCTGTTCTTTGCTTTCACAATATATTAAAGccttaaatatatcaacACAACAGtttaaaattaatgaaatgaagaatcaattaaaaaataaaaattcaCTAAGTTGTTCCTATCTTGAAAGTGATGATAATAGTTctttaataaatgaatattcGAATATGGATAGTtattcaaatataaatgataatgaaaCTAATACAAGCATATCTcataacaataatattaataataataataatagtaataatagtaataatagtattaataataatagtattaataataatagtaataataataataatagtaataataataataatagtagtaataataataatcattatagtaataataatattattagtaAGAGCTGCAGTTCTTCTACTATTGcaagaaaaaatatatctgatgaaaatattttttattcttgTGAATTGAATGATGCTGcatggaaaaaaaatataaataaaaatgacaGTTCATCTAATCATGAAATGGAATATATGAGGGGAAGTACAGATTCTTTGGTAAAAAACCAGGTCTATGTAAATGTGGATCATGATAATGAAAGTAACCATAACAGCAGctgtaataataataatattgctaataataataatattgctaataataataatattgctaataataataatattgctaataataataatattgataataataataatattgataataataataataatagtaatagcATGTGTGGTGCCGTTTATAACGATTCTAGTCATAATATTAACACGATgaatcatataaaaaattgtaaagataataataatgtaagTAGTAATACGCCCTTAACAATCAGAAatcttaaaaaaagaaaattacTTATATCCAATTTTTTCCCTTATccattaaataatatggaaTTGTTTATAAGCAAAAATAACGTAGGTACAAGAAATGTAAATGATCAAGATGATATGATTACCTTAATTTATGAAATCCttcaaattaaaaataaggatacatatcattttaatgattttttgaaatggtataaaataaatataggCAAATTATACACCTCTGAACAAGTACTGaaatattgttataattgtataaaatatagccattttattaatattgatatatattatataaaagaaaaatataaagaaataaaaagaaaatattattcttatgatgattttttgaaaaatatgtttaattatgtaaaagataattttgatcaaataaaaaaaaggaaatgTCCATTTAATACTTTTTTTGTTGGAGAATTAAATCTAGATAATTTGTTAAATATGAGTATACTAGATATTTTGGAAAATTCATTTAaagtattttttatatcatatattgATTCTATAGTCAATTCGAAGttaatatatgtaagaAAAATACAAGAAGTATTATCCAAAATgtttcatataataaaaaagttccatagaaaaaagaaaaaaaaagataataaatttttgaAATCTTTAATGGCAgctaataataaatgtacCAATTCGCCATTAGGAAATTCAACaatgaataataatgatataaataatgatgtgtatattaattttaGGGAGGGGAAtaatactatatatatatgtccTATGAAGGATTATTttaagaataaatataagagtaatgatgatagtaataataatgagaatagtaataataatgatgatagtaataataatgagaATAGTAATAATGAGGATAGTACTAATAatgatagtaataataataataataataataataataatataatttataatattactGAGGAAAGAcattcatttaataaagtGGAACCAATTTGCCCAGAACATAAATCCACAAGCGAATTAAACAAAAAGGAATATTTTCATAGTTGGAAAAAAAGTATACACACATTGAAAAACAATTCAGATAAGAATAGCagtgatgataataatattgatataaATTCAAATGAACGACCTTCAAAATATAGTCATagttttaatattaataaagaagaaaattattttaaaaaattttgtgTTAATCCAgaaagaaaacaaaaaaaaattccaTATACTGATATGAACTTTTCAACAGCtattaagaaaatatacaaaagaAGATATCAAATgatttttaataaaaaattattttactTATTTCAAAAATGTGAAGAATTATTTAACAAAGGAATATGGTTATTTAAgatatttaataatactttaaatgaaaagaaaatatttaaaattattaatatgataCTTGAATcagaagaaaaagaaatacTTATAAAACcaaaatatgaaaaatatttttacaactttattaaaaatgtaagtctaaatgataataaaaatatgtatgataaaaaattgAATAATGCCTCGAAATTTCAGAGATTAAATAAAACTATATCAGCAAGAAATTTTCATAGAACTATAAAAAgtaaacataataaaaatattataaataatgcATATCATCCAAATTTTGGAACTTCGttaaaaagtaaaaaaaatgaaaccATGTTATTATCTTCTCAATCAAAtcaagaaaataatatgcTTAATAAGGATAAGTTGTCACTTTTATTAcattcaaataataaaaagcAAACTATTCAAGAATGTATTATAGATTATGTTGATTACAATTTTCATAGCCAAATGTATAACAGTCCCACAAGAATGTACTGTAGTGTTAACCAAATGGACACGACCgtttcttttattaaaacaccctcttttttgtaa
- a CDS encoding ubiquinol-cytochrome c reductase hinge protein, putative, whose translation MSYPYYTEFFVRYPKFKERDEKDRTVDPRIELEKKCAVKCVRPVNEYQNCVSRVRARTDNKGNCLGQYEELYICIDHCVAKDLFNYLA comes from the coding sequence ATGTCATATCCATACTATACAGAATTTTTTGTCCGATATCCAAAATTTAAAGAAAGGGATGAAAAAGATCGAACTGTTGATCCAAGAATAGAATTAGAGAAAAAATGTGCAGTCAAATGTGTAAGACCAGTTAATGAATATCAAAATTGTGTTAGTAGAGTGAGGGCAAGAACAGATAATAAAGGAAATTGTTTGGGTCAATATGAAGAACTGTATATTTGTATTGATCATTGTGTAGCGAAGGATTTGTTTAATTATTTAGCCTAG
- a CDS encoding hypothetical protein (conserved Plasmodium protein, unknown function) → MVLGFKLITQKKFWFFIYFIFHINGIHYYQSVYKYNEHVKKRPIVPFNSKSVLLNNKINEKKKYIYIYNVKYNNRCYFNITGVLNGFPKKISKNDLISKKKVEEIILNNLRYKKNFFFLPLLKLKVKCNKNDGQRNEYFCPLSKIRNIYKFEKSIIHFVENNSDKQNIEEQKKKKLIEKKKELFLNDNIEKKYLLIDYIDEKNETSDILLKVHIKSKLREYYYDLCVKEYKEKKLLENKYEYSYLNDVPINNLINYIDKNEYMKIFLKYVNDDIIKVYKSVKGLHLIGSPRLLNNVDHLCITKFDDILLKFSIDKYPTIIFQKPYINLDIKVKIPPYEKGTAFKEFLKIVENKNDVIEETDKNHKVEWNNDVQVNVSRGWVYNFSNVYYDEYCKMDTHNRDTLFDGMGNNENVQKKNDKEKKENKQGNSRKINNLEKERKETHGLSTNEEDKKENEKNKDQNNNTNKEQIIISNYEKNFSQNNKINNLIDIDKDEENFINNSDKYMEQNLTNDDNDEKLFNDSYENKSHYEFLKNADFTNYFRQGYQLPNDVISMNNETISVKENFNPLGFNESLLGMGKNEKKNITVYIPVNLFKEYFQKEQEGFEKRKKTKEEDFDENIINLKEIDKDSITKFREIIYTEIKKLKNNRFLQKIEKILKGNENKFFDSDTLEKSLKRNENEKNENNDDNKDEEKKNDLNSNDYFYLKNNEQSIDSILSDHNITYDEEEDDIKESEERDINENTNDGINKIEEETKEDDVEEQNEEIHFNKNFDKYLKELLKDDINSLDEKLYNQKEDKTKEIFQNLYDFNEEYSKDQNVYVNDNENENKDSNLDTNLHDYILGESDLIKCVLEIEVLDIKIRKKGNEDVKGYVLRKYNKTIDELYEDIESRAMKDIQSKCVQERRMEAYKKLMEITSLNIPMTLFHAQGKRLYSSYLNKMKMKNDENKENKILCYEEYIKRSEKEIYDQIKFSFIVKSIFQNSKLQLNYEEIIKDVIKTLIKTPTNNIRSLIKRIYTIHQAQYVLDFVSLNSNISFHTDDKSAVNFSVSFKKGSEYSQDDYRNHDEQLTYTTNHITNNNKQTDDNNKHLSNFNSLENNVKINQDKNFDILNNNDENTKEENKIFHFKDESNFVVEKKKENNENIQYEYFTFKKGANYTKYFQDNNVHNNPKK, encoded by the coding sequence ATGGTTTTAGGTTTTAAATTAATCACTCAGAAGAAATTTTggttttttatttattttatttttcatattaacGGAATTCATTACTATCAGTCagtttataaatataacgAACATGTTAAGAAAAGACCCATTGTTCCCTTTAATTCAAAAAgtgtattattaaataataaaattaatgaaaaaaaaaaatatatatatatatataatgtaaaatataacaaccgttgttattttaatataacaGGTGTATTAAATGGTTTTCCCAAAAAAATTTCCAAGAATGATTTAATTTCCAAAAAAAAGGTAGAAGAAATTATCCTTAACAATTTgagatataaaaaaaactttttttttcttcctttattaaaattaaaagttAAGTGTAACAAAAATGATGGTCAAAGGAATGAATACTTTTGTCCTTTATCCAAAAtaaggaatatatataaatttgaAAAAAGCATTATTCATTTCGTTGAAAATAATAGtgataaacaaaatatagaagaacaaaaaaaaaaaaagttgatagaaaagaaaaaagaattatttttgaatgataatattgaaaagaaatatttattaattgattatattgatgaaaaaaatgaaactAGTgacattttattaaaagtacatataaaaagtaaattgagagaatattattatgatttatgtgtaaaggaatataaagaaaagaaactcttggaaaataaatatgaatattcatatttaaatgatgtgccaattaataatttaataaattatatagataaaaatgaatatatgaaaattttcttaaaatatgttaatgatgatattatCAAAGTTTATAAAAGTGTAAAAGGTTTACATTTAATAGGATCTCCCAgattattaaataatgttGATCATTTGTGTATAACTAAATTTGATgatattcttttaaaattttctaTTGATAAATATCCAACCattatatttcaaaaaCCTTACATTAATTTAGatataaaagtaaaaattCCTCCATATGAAAAAGGTACAGCTTTTAAAGAATTCTTAAAAATTGTcgaaaataaaaatgatgttATAGAAGAAACGGATAAAAACCACAAGGTTGAGTGGAATAATGATGTTCAGGTGAATGTGTCAAGAGGATGGGTGTATAATTTTAGTAATGTATATTATGATGAATATTGTAAAATGGATACACACAATCGAGATACACTTTTTGATGGAATGGGAAATAACGAAAatgtacaaaaaaaaaatgataaagaaaaaaaagagaacAAACAAGGAAACTCACGAAAAATAAACAACTTAGAAAAAGAAAGGAAAGAAACACATGGATTAAGTACAAATGAAgaagataaaaaagaaaatgagaaaaataaagatcaaaataataataccaataaagaacaaattattattagtaattacgaaaagaatttttcgcaaaataataaaattaacaaCCTGATCGATATAGATAAAGATGAAGAAAACTTTATCAATAATTCagataaatatatggaacaaaatttaacaaatgatgataatgatgaaaagttatttaatgattcttatgaaaataaaagtcattatgaatttttgaaaaatgCAGATTTTACAAATTATTTTAGACAAGGATACCAATTACCTAATGATGTTATTTCAATGAATAATGAAACTATTTCagtaaaagaaaattttaatCCTTTAGGATTTAATGAATCTTTATTAGGTATGGGtaaaaatgagaaaaaaaatattactGTATATATACCtgttaatttatttaaagaataCTTTCAAAAAGAACAAGAAGGatttgaaaaaagaaaaaagacAAAAGAGGAAGATtttgatgaaaatattattaatcTAAAAGAAATAGATAAGGATAGTATCACGAAATTTAGAGAAATTATCTATACggaaattaaaaaattgaaaaataatcgatttttacaaaaaatcGAAAAAATACTAAAAGgtaatgaaaataaattttttgaTAGTGATACATTAGAAAAGTCTTTGAAAAGGAACGAAAAcgaaaaaaatgaaaataatgatgataataaagatgaagaaaaaaaaaatgaccTTAATAGTAAcgattatttttacttaaaaaataatgaacaAAGCATTGATTCAATTTTAAGTGATCATAATATTACTtatgatgaagaagaagatGATATAAAGGAAAGTGAGGAAAGagatataaatgaaaatacaaatgatgggataaataaaatagaagaAGAAACTAAAGAAGATGATGTAGAGgaacaaaatgaagaaattcattttaataaaaactttgataaatatttaaaagaattattaaaagatgatataaattcactggatgaaaaattatacaatcaaaaagaagataagacgaaagaaatatttcaaaatttatatgattttaaTGAAGAATATAGCAAAGATCaaaatgtatatgtaaatgacaatgaaaatgaaaataaagatTCTAATTTGGATACCAATTTACATGATTATATACTAGGAGAAAGtgatttaataaaatgtgTTTTAGAAATAGAAGTAttagatataaaaataaggaaaaaagGAAATGAAGATGTGAAAGGTTATGTTTtgagaaaatataataaaacaatagATGAATTATATGAAGATATTGAAAGTAGAGCTATGAAAGATATTCAGAGCAAATGTGTCCAAGAAAGAAGAATGGAAGCTTATAAAAAGTTAATGGAAATAACTTCTTTAAATATACCTATGACCTTATTTCATGCACAGGGAAAACGTTTATATAGTAGTTATTTgaataaaatgaaaatgaaaaacgatgaaaataaagaaaataaaattttatgttatgaagaatatataaaaagatctgaaaaagaaatatatgatcaaataaaattttctttCATTGTAAAATCTATATTTCAAAATTCTAAGTTACAATTAAATTatgaagaaataataaaggatgttataaaaacattaattaaaacaccaacaaataatataagatctttaataaaaagaatttataCTATACACCAAGCACAATATGTATTAGATTTTGTTTCTTTAAATTcaaatatttcttttcataCAGATGATAAATCAGCTGTGAATTTTTCAGTCagttttaaaaaaggatCAGAATACTCACAAGATGATTATAGAAATCATGATGAACAATTAACTTATACTACTAACCatattacaaataataataaacaaactgatgataataataaacatcTAAGTAATTTTAATTCATTAGAAAAcaatgtaaaaataaaccaagataaaaattttgatattttaaataataatgatgaaaacacaaaagaagaaaataagaTTTTTCATTTCAAAGATGAATCAAATTTTGTAGttgaaaagaaaaaagaaaataatgaaaatattcaatacgaatattttacttttaaaaaaggtgccaattatacaaaatattttcagGATAATAATGTACATAACAAtccaaaaaaataa